One genomic segment of Streptomyces sp. NBC_00239 includes these proteins:
- a CDS encoding DUF1416 domain-containing protein: MCGAQAGGPDASTIKPGETTIQGQVTKDGEPVTGYVRLLDQGGEFTAEVPTSATGQFRFYAAEGEWTLRALVPGGTADRKVVVVETGGVTDVAIAV, encoded by the coding sequence ATGTGTGGAGCGCAGGCCGGCGGCCCGGACGCATCGACGATCAAGCCCGGTGAGACCACCATCCAGGGCCAGGTGACCAAGGACGGCGAGCCCGTCACCGGTTACGTGCGACTGCTGGACCAGGGCGGCGAGTTCACCGCCGAGGTTCCGACCTCGGCCACCGGACAGTTCCGCTTCTACGCGGCCGAGGGCGAGTGGACCCTGCGTGCGCTGGTGCCGGGCGGCACCGCGGACCGCAAGGTCGTGGTCGTGGAGACCGGCGGCGTGACGGACGTCGCGATCGCCGTCTGA
- the dtd gene encoding D-aminoacyl-tRNA deacylase, whose protein sequence is MRAVVQRVDGAAVTVAGETVGEIVGEGLCVLVGATHEDTPEKAAQLARKLWSVRILEGEKSCSDVAAPLLVISQFTLYGDARKGRRPTWNAAAPGEVAEPLVDAVVAELRALGATVETGRFGADMRVSLTNNGPFTVLIEV, encoded by the coding sequence ATGCGAGCAGTGGTTCAGCGAGTGGACGGGGCGGCCGTGACCGTCGCCGGAGAGACCGTCGGCGAGATCGTCGGCGAGGGGCTGTGCGTCCTGGTGGGCGCGACGCACGAGGACACCCCCGAGAAGGCCGCCCAACTGGCCCGGAAGCTGTGGTCGGTGCGGATCCTGGAGGGCGAGAAGTCCTGTAGCGACGTGGCCGCGCCGCTGCTGGTGATCTCCCAGTTCACCCTCTACGGAGACGCCCGCAAGGGCCGCCGGCCCACGTGGAACGCGGCGGCTCCCGGCGAGGTCGCCGAGCCGCTGGTGGACGCGGTCGTGGCGGAACTGCGGGCGCTGGGCGCGACGGTGGAGACGGGCCGGTTCGGTGCGGACATGCGCGTCTCGCTGACGAACAACGGCCCGTTCACGGTCCTGATCGAGGTCTAG
- a CDS encoding FABP family protein, whose amino-acid sequence MIQIPSDLNPGLVPLAFLLGTWEGAGVFDFPGEEKCNFGQEVVFSHDGRDFLEYTSRSWVLDADGNKVRPLESESGYWRIDKDRNVEVVMVRDQGVVEIWYGQLADQKPQIDLATDAVARTAASGPYSGGKRLYGYVKSDLMWVGEKATPEVELRPYMSAQLKKVVTPEEVAEMARNLPDMPDDGIAFFR is encoded by the coding sequence ATGATCCAGATCCCGTCCGACCTGAACCCGGGCCTCGTCCCGCTCGCCTTCCTCCTCGGCACCTGGGAAGGCGCGGGAGTCTTCGACTTCCCCGGTGAGGAGAAGTGCAACTTCGGCCAGGAGGTCGTCTTCAGCCACGACGGCCGGGACTTCCTGGAGTACACCTCGCGCAGCTGGGTCCTCGACGCCGACGGCAACAAGGTGCGGCCGCTGGAGTCCGAGTCCGGCTACTGGCGCATCGACAAGGACCGCAACGTCGAGGTCGTCATGGTGCGCGACCAGGGCGTGGTGGAGATCTGGTACGGGCAGCTCGCCGATCAGAAGCCGCAGATCGACCTGGCCACGGACGCGGTCGCCCGCACCGCCGCCTCGGGCCCGTACAGCGGCGGCAAGCGCCTCTACGGCTACGTCAAGAGCGACCTGATGTGGGTGGGCGAGAAGGCCACCCCCGAGGTCGAGCTGCGCCCGTACATGTCGGCCCAGCTGAAGAAGGTCGTCACCCCCGAAGAGGTCGCCGAGATGGCCCGCAACCTCCCGGACATGCCGGACGACGGCATCGCCTTCTTCCGCTAG
- a CDS encoding putative protein N(5)-glutamine methyltransferase, translating to MTLSDLSPVVTALRAAGCVFAEDEAELLVAAAGTSEELDALVARRVMGHPLEHVVGWAAFCGLRIEVGPGVFVPRRRSEFLVAQAAGLAGPGSVVLDLCCGVGAVGAAVAAATPGVELHAADIEPEAVRYARRNVAAASGRVHEGDLYAALPPGLRGRVDVLVVNAPYVPTGEIGLLPPEAREYEPLVALDGGADGLAVQRRVAAGAPGWLAPGGRLLIETSGRQAPQTADAFVRAGLAVRVVSSEEYAAHVVIGTKEK from the coding sequence GTGACGCTTTCCGATCTTTCTCCCGTGGTGACGGCCCTGCGCGCCGCCGGCTGTGTCTTCGCCGAGGACGAGGCCGAGCTGCTGGTTGCGGCCGCCGGGACATCCGAGGAACTCGACGCCCTGGTGGCGCGCCGGGTCATGGGCCATCCGCTGGAACACGTGGTCGGCTGGGCCGCGTTCTGCGGGCTGCGGATCGAGGTGGGCCCCGGGGTGTTCGTACCGCGGCGGCGCAGCGAGTTCCTGGTCGCGCAGGCGGCCGGGCTGGCCGGCCCCGGGTCGGTGGTCCTGGACCTGTGCTGCGGGGTCGGCGCGGTCGGCGCCGCGGTCGCCGCCGCCACCCCGGGGGTGGAGCTGCACGCCGCGGACATCGAGCCGGAGGCCGTCCGGTACGCGCGGCGCAACGTCGCGGCGGCGAGCGGCCGGGTCCACGAGGGCGACCTGTACGCGGCGCTGCCGCCGGGGCTGCGCGGCCGGGTGGACGTCCTCGTGGTCAACGCGCCGTACGTGCCCACCGGGGAGATCGGGCTGCTCCCGCCGGAGGCGCGCGAGTACGAGCCGCTGGTGGCGCTGGACGGGGGCGCGGACGGGCTCGCGGTGCAGCGGCGGGTGGCGGCGGGCGCGCCCGGGTGGCTGGCGCCGGGCGGCCGGCTGCTCATCGAGACGAGCGGCCGTCAAGCTCCGCAGACGGCGGACGCGTTCGTGCGCGCCGGGCTGGCGGTGCGGGTGGTCTCATCTGAGGAGTACGCGGCGCACGTGGTGATCGGCACGAAGGAGAAGTAG
- a CDS encoding sigma-70 family RNA polymerase sigma factor translates to MQERTTAAHERDYLAARFEENRGHLRAVAYRMLGSVSEAEDAVQEAWLRMDRTDTTDVDNLGGWLTTVVGRVCLDQLRRRASRREEPLDGSPTGYGEAPVRVPEPVLGPLDPPPGPEQDALIADSVGLALLVVLEQLAPAERLAFVLHDMFGMPFEEIAPVVDRTPAATRQLASRARRRVRGGAPTPDADLAVQREAVSAFLAASREGDFEGLLTVLDPDVLLRVDLGPGSGGASKLLRGAAAVARQALTFAKLGALGVPAMVNGAPGVVTMPGGKPGAVLGFTVSGGRIVEIDILADPERLARLDLTFLDA, encoded by the coding sequence ATGCAGGAGCGGACGACGGCGGCGCACGAGCGCGACTACCTGGCGGCCAGGTTCGAGGAGAACCGGGGCCACCTGCGAGCCGTGGCCTACCGGATGCTCGGCTCGGTGAGCGAAGCCGAGGACGCGGTCCAAGAGGCCTGGCTACGGATGGACCGCACCGACACCACCGATGTCGACAACCTCGGTGGCTGGCTGACGACCGTCGTCGGTCGCGTCTGCCTCGACCAGCTGCGCCGCCGCGCCTCCCGCCGCGAGGAGCCGCTGGACGGCTCCCCGACCGGCTACGGCGAGGCACCCGTACGGGTGCCCGAGCCGGTGCTCGGCCCGCTGGACCCCCCGCCCGGCCCGGAACAGGACGCGCTGATCGCGGACTCGGTGGGCCTCGCCCTGCTGGTGGTCCTGGAACAGCTCGCCCCGGCCGAGCGCCTGGCGTTCGTGCTGCACGACATGTTCGGGATGCCCTTCGAGGAGATCGCCCCCGTCGTGGACCGGACCCCCGCCGCGACCCGGCAGCTCGCCAGCCGGGCCCGGCGGCGGGTCCGGGGCGGCGCGCCCACCCCCGACGCCGACCTCGCCGTCCAGCGGGAGGCCGTCTCCGCCTTTCTCGCCGCCTCGCGCGAGGGTGACTTCGAGGGACTCCTGACCGTCCTGGACCCGGACGTACTGCTGCGCGTGGACCTCGGCCCGGGCTCCGGCGGCGCCTCCAAGCTGCTGCGCGGCGCGGCGGCGGTGGCCCGGCAGGCCCTCACCTTCGCGAAGCTGGGCGCCCTCGGGGTGCCCGCGATGGTCAACGGCGCGCCCGGGGTGGTCACGATGCCCGGCGGTAAGCCGGGGGCGGTGCTGGGCTTCACGGTCAGCGGCGGCCGCATCGTGGAGATCGACATCCTGGCCGACCCCGAGCGGCTGGCGCGGCTCGACCTGACGTTCCTCGACGCCTGA
- a CDS encoding sulfurtransferase, producing MSRSDVLVDADWVEAHLDDANVVIVEVDEDTSAYDKNHIKNAVRIDWKQDLQDPVRRDFVDQEGFEKLLSAKGISNDDTVVLYGGNNNWFASYAYWYFKLYGHGSVKLLDGGRKKWELDSRDLVDGSEVPQRPATAYKAQAQDTSIRAFRDDVVAAIGSLNIVDVRSPDEFSGKLLAPAHLPQEQSQRPGHVPSARNIPWSKNANDDGTFKSDEELVALYQAEQVDLAKDTIAYCRIGERSALTWFVLHELLGQENVKNYDGSWTEYGSLVGVPIELGANK from the coding sequence ATGAGCCGCAGCGACGTCCTCGTAGACGCCGACTGGGTCGAGGCCCACCTGGACGACGCGAACGTCGTCATCGTCGAGGTCGACGAAGACACGTCCGCGTACGACAAGAACCACATCAAGAACGCCGTCCGGATCGACTGGAAGCAGGACCTCCAGGACCCGGTCCGCCGCGACTTCGTGGACCAGGAGGGCTTCGAGAAGCTCCTCTCGGCGAAGGGCATCTCCAACGACGACACCGTCGTCCTCTACGGCGGCAACAACAACTGGTTCGCGTCGTACGCCTACTGGTACTTCAAGCTCTACGGCCACGGCAGCGTGAAGCTCCTCGACGGCGGCCGCAAGAAGTGGGAGCTCGACTCCCGCGACCTGGTCGACGGCTCCGAGGTCCCGCAGCGCCCGGCCACCGCGTACAAGGCGCAGGCCCAGGACACCTCGATCCGCGCGTTCCGCGACGACGTCGTGGCCGCGATCGGCTCCCTGAACATCGTCGACGTCCGCTCGCCCGACGAGTTCTCCGGCAAGCTGCTCGCCCCGGCGCACCTCCCGCAGGAGCAGTCGCAGCGCCCGGGCCACGTGCCCAGCGCCCGCAACATCCCGTGGTCGAAGAACGCCAACGACGACGGCACCTTCAAGTCGGACGAGGAGCTCGTCGCCCTCTACCAGGCCGAGCAGGTCGACCTGGCGAAGGACACCATCGCGTACTGCCGCATCGGCGAGCGCTCCGCGCTGACCTGGTTCGTGCTGCACGAGCTGCTCGGCCAGGAGAACGTCAAGAACTACGACGGCTCGTGGACCGAGTACGGCTCCCTCGTCGGCGTGCCGATCGAGCTCGGCGCCAACAAGTAA
- a CDS encoding Fur family transcriptional regulator, giving the protein MVTTDWKSDLRQRGYRLTPQRQLVLEAVDALEHATPDAILVEVRKTASGVNISTVYRTLELLEELGLVSHAHLGHGAPTYHLADRHHHIHLVCRDCTEVIEADVEVAADFTAKLRETFGFDTDMKHFAIFGQCRDCAAGPRTDPS; this is encoded by the coding sequence GTGGTGACTACCGACTGGAAGAGCGACCTGCGGCAGCGCGGCTACCGGCTGACGCCGCAGCGGCAGCTTGTGCTCGAAGCGGTCGACGCACTGGAGCACGCGACGCCGGACGCGATCCTCGTCGAGGTCCGTAAGACGGCCTCCGGGGTGAACATCTCCACCGTGTACCGGACGCTGGAGCTGCTGGAGGAACTGGGGCTCGTCTCGCACGCGCACCTCGGGCACGGCGCTCCCACCTACCACCTCGCCGACCGGCACCACCACATCCACCTGGTGTGCCGGGACTGCACCGAGGTCATCGAGGCGGACGTCGAGGTCGCGGCGGACTTCACGGCGAAGCTGCGCGAGACGTTCGGGTTCGACACCGACATGAAGCACTTCGCGATCTTCGGGCAGTGCCGGGACTGCGCTGCCGGGCCCCGGACGGACCCGTCGTAG
- the ygfZ gene encoding CAF17-like 4Fe-4S cluster assembly/insertion protein YgfZ: MTSPLLALPGAVAAEGRDEDVAAHYGDLFREQRSLADGRGFVDLSHRGVVAVSGPERLSWLHLLLTQHVTDLPAGQATEALILSANGHIEHALYLVDDGETVWAHVEPGTQKDLIGYLEAMKFFYRVEVADRTDDFAVVHLPAGSIAEVPEHLVVRETPYGRDVFLPRGELAAFAGTHGPAAGLLAYEALRVEGHRPRLGLETDHRTIPHELGWIGTAVHLQKGCYRGQETVARVHNLGKPPRRLVFLHLDGSEVLLPGHGTPVRLAADGAEGRQLGFITTAARHHELGPIALALVKRNVPVDAPLLAGTTAAAQEVVVAP, encoded by the coding sequence ATGACCAGCCCTTTGCTTGCCCTGCCCGGCGCCGTGGCGGCCGAAGGCCGTGACGAAGACGTCGCCGCCCATTACGGTGATCTGTTCCGAGAGCAGCGCTCTCTCGCCGACGGCCGGGGTTTCGTCGACCTCTCCCACCGCGGTGTCGTCGCCGTCTCCGGTCCGGAACGGCTCAGCTGGCTGCACCTGCTGCTCACCCAGCACGTCACCGACCTGCCCGCGGGCCAGGCCACCGAGGCGCTGATCCTCTCCGCCAACGGCCACATCGAGCACGCCCTGTACCTCGTTGACGACGGCGAGACGGTGTGGGCGCACGTGGAGCCCGGCACCCAGAAGGACCTCATCGGCTACCTGGAGGCGATGAAGTTCTTCTACCGCGTCGAGGTCGCCGACCGCACCGACGACTTCGCCGTGGTCCACCTGCCGGCCGGCTCCATCGCCGAGGTGCCCGAGCACCTGGTCGTACGGGAGACCCCGTACGGGCGCGACGTGTTCCTGCCGCGCGGCGAGCTGGCGGCCTTCGCCGGTACGCACGGCCCCGCCGCCGGACTCCTCGCGTACGAGGCGCTGCGCGTCGAGGGGCACCGGCCGCGGCTCGGCCTGGAGACCGACCACCGCACCATCCCGCACGAGCTGGGCTGGATCGGCACCGCCGTGCACCTTCAGAAGGGCTGCTACCGCGGCCAGGAGACCGTCGCGCGCGTCCACAACCTGGGGAAGCCGCCGCGCCGGCTGGTCTTCCTGCACCTGGACGGCAGCGAGGTGCTGCTGCCCGGCCACGGCACGCCGGTGCGGCTGGCCGCGGACGGCGCCGAGGGCCGCCAGCTCGGTTTCATCACCACCGCGGCCCGCCACCACGAGCTCGGGCCGATCGCGCTCGCGCTGGTCAAGCGGAACGTCCCGGTGGACGCCCCGCTGCTGGCCGGCACGACGGCCGCCGCCCAGGAGGTCGTGGTCGCGCCGTAG
- a CDS encoding putative leader peptide has protein sequence MKRQQADLTKRRAVDLCRVAAMLCRSM, from the coding sequence ATGAAGCGACAGCAGGCGGACCTCACGAAGCGGCGGGCAGTAGACCTGTGCCGCGTCGCCGCCATGCTCTGTCGCTCGATGTGA
- a CDS encoding DUF3099 domain-containing protein — translation MYARRRRAYFLLMGGCLVLFVSAWAFVRLWSVEAAVAMCVVAMLIPPVAAMIANRRGPEDRWWDDPSGDPQSDEWWDELDGKRRPGRDAEP, via the coding sequence ATGTACGCCCGGCGGCGCCGCGCCTACTTCCTGCTGATGGGCGGATGCCTCGTCCTCTTCGTGTCCGCCTGGGCCTTCGTGCGCCTGTGGTCGGTCGAGGCGGCGGTGGCCATGTGCGTGGTGGCGATGCTCATCCCGCCGGTCGCGGCGATGATCGCGAACCGGCGCGGCCCGGAAGACCGCTGGTGGGACGACCCCTCGGGCGACCCGCAGTCCGACGAGTGGTGGGACGAACTCGACGGCAAGCGCCGCCCCGGCAGGGATGCCGAACCGTAG
- a CDS encoding helix-turn-helix domain-containing protein, producing MGTLNVGNLGEYLREQRRQAQLSLRQLADAAGVSNPYLSQIERGLRKPSADILQQLAKALRISAETLYVRAGILDEREPDEVETRAAILADPSINERQKQVLLQIYESFRKESALETAAGDGDGGAAPSGDTPGGTDGDTDGADTTKTN from the coding sequence ATGGGAACGCTCAACGTCGGCAATCTCGGCGAGTACCTGCGGGAGCAGCGCCGCCAGGCACAGCTCTCGCTGCGGCAGCTGGCCGACGCGGCGGGCGTCTCGAACCCGTACCTCAGCCAGATCGAGCGGGGGCTGCGCAAGCCGAGCGCGGACATCCTCCAGCAGCTGGCCAAAGCGCTGCGGATCTCCGCCGAGACGCTGTACGTACGGGCCGGGATACTCGACGAGCGCGAGCCGGACGAGGTGGAGACCCGTGCCGCCATCCTCGCCGACCCGTCGATCAACGAACGGCAGAAGCAGGTGCTCCTGCAGATCTACGAGTCGTTCCGCAAGGAGAGCGCCCTGGAGACCGCTGCCGGCGACGGCGACGGCGGCGCAGCCCCCAGCGGTGACACCCCCGGTGGCACCGACGGCGACACCGATGGCGCGGACACCACGAAAACGAACTGA
- a CDS encoding GNAT family N-acetyltransferase encodes MSAPGTSLPPAVPVPAAASVPPADSAPPADPAPPAVDVRVIAESELRTWLTAAQVGFLSPPGVTDEEAVQRAKYFDMSRIQGAFEPDGGRCVATFRSFRQKLTVPGGAEVPADAVSRVTVLPTHRRRGLLRRMMETDLRAAHERGDVLATLVAAEYPIYGRYGFGPATSLTEWAIDVSRTGLDPRRTGRPACGGRIDFADPSEVRAVGPALHERLRAARHGVIDRDSRWWSLNTGLERLPGRPWTEPFSVVYRSPAGEVEGLAVYTADDRWGDAKVPQNTATVKDLIALTPAAERALWHYLCSIDWIATVRTGYRAPDDLLPDLFPNPRAASVVTHADWLWVRLLDVVRALEARTYEVPGTLVLEVEDADGWAAGRYRVAVGPDGAAVCTRTGDPAELRLGVAELGALYLGDGSAVRLAALGRLSELVPGAAARTDTLFHTPRRPWCPDLF; translated from the coding sequence ATGAGCGCCCCCGGCACCTCCCTGCCTCCTGCCGTCCCCGTGCCTGCCGCGGCCTCCGTGCCCCCGGCTGACTCCGCGCCTCCTGCCGACCCCGCGCCCCCCGCCGTCGACGTCCGTGTGATCGCCGAGTCCGAGCTCCGTACGTGGCTGACGGCGGCCCAGGTGGGATTCCTCAGCCCGCCCGGGGTCACGGACGAAGAGGCCGTCCAGCGCGCCAAGTACTTCGACATGAGCCGCATCCAGGGAGCCTTCGAACCGGACGGCGGGCGCTGCGTCGCCACCTTCCGCTCGTTCCGGCAGAAGCTCACCGTGCCCGGCGGGGCCGAAGTGCCCGCGGACGCCGTGTCGCGGGTGACCGTGCTGCCCACGCACCGCCGCCGCGGCCTGCTGCGCCGGATGATGGAGACCGACCTGCGGGCCGCGCACGAGCGCGGCGACGTCCTGGCCACGCTGGTGGCGGCCGAGTACCCGATCTACGGCCGGTACGGCTTCGGCCCCGCGACCTCCCTGACGGAGTGGGCGATCGACGTGTCGCGCACCGGCCTCGACCCGCGCCGCACCGGCCGCCCCGCGTGCGGCGGCCGCATCGACTTCGCCGACCCCTCGGAGGTACGGGCCGTCGGCCCCGCCCTGCACGAACGGCTGCGGGCCGCCCGGCACGGCGTCATCGACCGGGACTCCCGCTGGTGGAGCCTGAACACCGGCCTGGAGCGGCTGCCCGGCCGCCCGTGGACCGAGCCGTTCTCCGTCGTCTACCGGTCGCCCGCGGGCGAGGTGGAGGGCCTGGCCGTCTACACGGCCGACGACCGCTGGGGCGACGCGAAGGTCCCGCAGAACACCGCCACCGTCAAGGACCTGATCGCGCTCACCCCCGCCGCCGAGCGGGCCCTGTGGCACTACCTGTGCTCCATCGACTGGATCGCGACCGTCCGGACCGGCTACCGGGCGCCCGACGACCTGCTCCCGGACCTGTTCCCGAACCCGCGCGCCGCCTCGGTCGTCACGCACGCCGACTGGCTGTGGGTGCGGCTGCTGGACGTCGTACGGGCCCTGGAGGCGCGTACGTACGAGGTGCCCGGCACGCTGGTGTTGGAGGTCGAGGACGCGGACGGGTGGGCCGCGGGGCGCTACCGGGTGGCCGTGGGCCCGGACGGGGCCGCCGTGTGCACGCGCACCGGCGATCCGGCGGAACTGCGGCTGGGCGTTGCCGAGCTGGGGGCGCTGTACCTGGGGGACGGGTCCGCCGTGCGCCTGGCCGCGCTCGGGCGCCTGTCCGAGCTGGTGCCGGGCGCCGCCGCCCGCACCGACACCCTCTTCCACACCCCCCGCCGCCCTTGGTGCCCCGACCTCTTCTGA
- a CDS encoding DUF2516 family protein codes for MLMQKFDSLLATLLYFGTLVPAVIALVLAATSREDAFRAAGKQTKPFWLIMLGITVLVDMFLGMLFLQIAGLIATIVFFVDVRPALRQVSGGGPRRGGSSSDGPYGPYNGGR; via the coding sequence ATGTTGATGCAGAAGTTCGACTCGCTCCTCGCGACGCTGCTGTACTTCGGCACGCTCGTGCCCGCCGTCATCGCGCTCGTCCTCGCCGCCACGTCCCGCGAGGACGCGTTCCGGGCCGCGGGCAAGCAGACCAAGCCGTTCTGGCTGATCATGCTCGGCATCACGGTCCTGGTGGACATGTTCCTCGGGATGCTGTTCCTGCAGATCGCCGGGCTGATCGCGACCATCGTCTTCTTCGTGGACGTGCGGCCGGCGCTGCGGCAGGTCTCGGGCGGCGGCCCGCGCCGCGGCGGCAGCAGCAGCGACGGCCCGTACGGTCCCTACAACGGCGGGCGCTGA
- a CDS encoding RsiG family protein yields MNTSGAGQPQGPAAVNAPTALRPPLQRTADADRAPDGTPGGGLTVGGRSGGHGHGHGPGQGQAHALGLGGLRLPELRTLRREAQRDEADLSYVRRLLQGRIDILRAEVARRADPEAPVVDRLSEILADAPSTRSASARHVTLGTPHSEEYRMLAAEMLSDVELSDLAARTDEELHDAMARLVGYEHQVSRRRQQLQHTTDDCSAEITRRYREGEAQVDDLLA; encoded by the coding sequence ATGAACACTTCAGGTGCCGGGCAGCCTCAGGGACCGGCTGCCGTGAACGCCCCGACGGCCCTCCGGCCCCCTCTGCAGCGCACCGCGGACGCGGACCGGGCGCCCGACGGGACGCCGGGCGGCGGCCTCACAGTCGGCGGCCGGTCCGGCGGGCACGGGCACGGGCATGGGCCTGGGCAAGGACAAGCGCACGCGCTCGGCCTCGGCGGGCTGCGGCTGCCGGAGCTGCGCACGCTGCGCCGCGAGGCCCAGCGAGACGAGGCCGACCTCAGCTACGTACGGCGGCTGTTGCAGGGCCGCATCGACATCCTGCGGGCCGAGGTGGCCCGGCGGGCCGACCCGGAGGCGCCCGTCGTGGACCGGCTCTCGGAGATCCTCGCCGACGCCCCCTCCACGCGCAGCGCCTCGGCCCGGCACGTCACGCTCGGCACTCCGCACAGCGAGGAGTACCGGATGCTGGCCGCCGAGATGCTCTCCGACGTCGAACTGTCCGACCTGGCGGCCCGTACGGACGAGGAGCTGCACGACGCGATGGCCCGGCTGGTGGGCTACGAGCACCAGGTGTCGCGGCGCCGGCAGCAGCTCCAGCACACCACGGACGACTGCAGCGCGGAGATCACCCGCAGGTACCGGGAGGGCGAGGCACAGGTCGACGACCTGCTCGCCTGA
- a CDS encoding LmeA family phospholipid-binding protein has protein sequence MRIPRVLRVLLVIGVVLAGLLVGADRFAENWAEGRIEEQVRLDRGARAGDIEVDIAGFPFLTQAVSDRLDRVDAVLSGVETRSSSGRPVRITRIDARFHDVRLDDGWSGGTASRVDGEMFLSYEDLTRAAPLGVTVGYGGAPGTVKVTASIGIFGRSLSRSVVSKVTLLDGSSVRVRAAEVPGEGFPGLAGLIRSKTDFDRRIEGLPTGLRLTGVTTSADGVRATLAGRDVLLGD, from the coding sequence GTGCGCATACCGCGTGTTCTGCGTGTCCTGCTCGTCATCGGGGTGGTCCTGGCGGGCCTGCTCGTCGGCGCCGACCGGTTCGCGGAGAACTGGGCCGAGGGCCGGATCGAGGAGCAGGTCCGGCTCGACCGGGGGGCCCGGGCCGGTGACATCGAGGTCGACATCGCCGGGTTCCCGTTCCTGACCCAGGCGGTGTCCGACCGGCTTGACCGGGTGGACGCCGTGCTGAGCGGGGTCGAGACCCGCAGCAGCTCCGGCCGGCCGGTGCGGATCACCCGGATCGACGCCCGGTTCCACGACGTCCGCCTGGACGACGGCTGGTCCGGCGGCACGGCGTCCCGGGTCGACGGCGAGATGTTCCTCTCGTACGAGGACCTGACGCGGGCCGCGCCCCTCGGGGTCACGGTCGGCTACGGCGGCGCCCCCGGCACGGTGAAGGTGACCGCCTCGATCGGCATCTTCGGCCGCAGCCTCTCGCGTAGCGTGGTCTCCAAGGTCACGCTCCTGGACGGCAGTTCGGTCCGCGTGCGGGCCGCGGAGGTGCCCGGCGAGGGCTTCCCGGGGCTGGCCGGGCTGATCCGTTCCAAGACGGACTTCGACCGCAGGATCGAAGGCCTGCCGACGGGCCTGAGGCTCACCGGGGTGACCACGTCCGCGGACGGCGTACGGGCCACCCTGGCCGGCCGGGACGTCCTCCTCGGCGACTGA